The Geotalea uraniireducens Rf4 genome window below encodes:
- a CDS encoding type II secretion system protein, with amino-acid sequence MKNLSKNNSGVSLVELIVTLVILSFLAALVLPSAQMTAKRSKELELRRNLRTIRTAIDEYKKYYDRAVEDRKLIPSLNKSGYPETLEQLVEGYDFGGLTNYKIKFLRRIPADPFNPLKPGDDKPWGLRSYVDKPDSTNWGGEDVYDVYSLSEETAIDGSKYTDW; translated from the coding sequence ATGAAAAATTTGTCTAAAAACAATAGTGGTGTCAGTCTTGTAGAGCTGATCGTCACCCTGGTCATACTTTCGTTTCTGGCTGCGCTGGTCTTACCGTCTGCGCAGATGACGGCAAAAAGAAGCAAGGAACTTGAGTTACGGAGAAATCTGAGAACGATCCGTACTGCCATTGATGAGTATAAGAAATATTATGATAGGGCCGTTGAGGATAGAAAACTGATTCCGTCCTTAAACAAGTCGGGTTATCCTGAAACCTTGGAGCAACTGGTGGAAGGCTATGATTTTGGCGGGCTTACCAATTATAAAATAAAGTTTCTCCGCAGAATCCCGGCAGACCCTTTCAACCCTCTCAAGCCCGGTGACGATAAGCCGTGGGGGCTTCGTTCCTACGTCGACAAGCCGGACAGTACGAATTGGGGGGGAGAGGATGTCTATGATGTGTATTCCCTGAGTGAAGAAACGGCCATTGACGGTTCGAAATATACGGATTGGTGA
- a CDS encoding type II secretion system protein has translation MQKKLKQLLKKRNKGFTLIELLIVMTIIGILAAISVPNYRWGIIKAKEAVLREDLYNLRTTIDQFYADQGKYPDSLQDMVDKKYLRDIPKDPFTNLKDTWVVVTPPPAGEGQEVKGSVYDVHSGSDVIGTTGTPYNEW, from the coding sequence ATGCAGAAAAAGCTAAAGCAGCTGCTGAAAAAAAGGAATAAGGGTTTTACCCTGATCGAGTTGTTGATCGTCATGACCATTATCGGTATTCTTGCCGCGATATCAGTTCCCAATTACAGATGGGGCATTATCAAGGCAAAGGAAGCGGTGCTCAGGGAAGATCTTTACAATTTGCGCACAACCATCGATCAGTTTTATGCCGATCAGGGGAAATATCCTGATTCTCTTCAAGATATGGTGGACAAGAAGTACCTGCGTGACATCCCCAAAGACCCCTTTACCAATTTGAAAGATACGTGGGTCGTTGTCACTCCTCCCCCGGCCGGTGAAGGACAGGAAGTCAAGGGATCGGTCTACGATGTGCATAGCGGTTCGGACGTGATAGGTACTACCGGAACCCCATATAATGAATGGTGA
- the ftsX gene encoding permease-like cell division protein FtsX, producing MSRNKPVKRQKLASEGFTGRTAYFVSRAFLNLRQNIFVSLLTIGTISLALLIIALFLLVYVNLEGMAESWSEKVQVTAFFDRELAQQEVVALKGKVQSLSGTDKVVYVSKDEAMKRFRARLKGQETLLEGVAPEVLPSSMEISLKKENRSSEMVDAYVARLKLVPGISEVQYGEEWVKRFNTFMNFMRLVGALLGGFLILAGLFIVSNTIKLTIYARKDELEVLGLVGATRFFIKAPFLIEGIFQGAVGALLALLILTACYFGFLHNAGNFLSFNLAATGLSFLPVSYLVALFLGGIGVGFLGSLTSLKRFITI from the coding sequence ATGTCTCGAAATAAGCCCGTCAAAAGGCAAAAGCTTGCGAGCGAAGGATTTACCGGCCGGACGGCATATTTTGTTTCCAGGGCTTTTCTTAATTTGCGCCAGAATATTTTCGTGAGTTTGCTGACAATCGGCACTATTTCCCTTGCCCTACTCATTATTGCGCTTTTCTTACTGGTTTATGTGAACCTGGAAGGTATGGCTGAATCGTGGAGTGAAAAAGTTCAAGTTACTGCATTTTTCGATCGAGAGCTGGCGCAGCAGGAAGTTGTGGCGCTGAAGGGAAAAGTCCAGTCGCTGAGCGGCACCGATAAGGTCGTGTATGTCTCGAAAGACGAGGCTATGAAACGTTTTCGTGCCCGTTTGAAGGGTCAGGAAACGCTTCTAGAGGGGGTAGCGCCCGAAGTTTTGCCTTCATCAATGGAGATCAGCCTCAAGAAAGAAAACCGCAGTAGTGAAATGGTAGATGCCTATGTCGCACGTTTGAAATTAGTACCCGGCATATCCGAGGTCCAGTATGGCGAGGAATGGGTCAAGCGGTTCAATACCTTCATGAACTTCATGCGTCTTGTGGGTGCACTGCTTGGCGGTTTTCTGATTCTGGCGGGGCTGTTTATCGTATCCAATACCATAAAGCTGACCATCTATGCACGCAAGGATGAGCTTGAGGTTTTGGGACTCGTTGGCGCGACCCGATTTTTCATAAAGGCTCCTTTTTTAATAGAAGGAATATTTCAGGGGGCTGTCGGAGCACTTCTGGCGCTGCTCATACTTACGGCCTGTTATTTCGGGTTTCTCCATAACGCCGGAAATTTCCTGTCTTTTAATCTTGCTGCGACCGGCCTCTCTTTTCTGCCGGTTTCTTATCTGGTGGCCCTGTTCTTAGGAGGAATAGGCGTGGGTTTCCTGGGCAGTCTTACATCTTTAAAACGTTTTATCACCATCTGA
- a CDS encoding PilN domain-containing protein, which yields MQLKINLATRSYINTRQLNLAIAVSIALLLLWMFFNVKDIAYNSGEMKRLTTDTTALDTKFKAASKGVPEKEYSTLLLKIGFANSIIEKKSVNWLVLLDNLEAVVPEGVAISAIEPDPKKQILKLSGAATNFNNVRQFVENLESSNFFTTVFLENQAEIKVGQSQKGISFTISCKVDYK from the coding sequence ATGCAACTGAAAATAAATCTGGCAACCAGAAGTTATATCAACACCCGGCAACTAAATCTGGCTATTGCGGTATCGATTGCGCTTTTATTGCTCTGGATGTTTTTTAATGTCAAGGATATCGCTTACAACAGTGGTGAAATGAAGCGTTTGACAACAGATACAACGGCATTGGATACAAAATTCAAGGCAGCGAGTAAGGGTGTACCTGAAAAAGAATACAGCACGCTCTTGTTAAAAATAGGTTTTGCCAATTCGATTATTGAAAAAAAATCCGTCAACTGGCTTGTGTTGCTTGACAATCTTGAAGCAGTCGTGCCCGAAGGGGTGGCCATTTCTGCAATTGAACCCGACCCCAAAAAACAGATTCTGAAACTCTCCGGTGCTGCAACGAATTTCAATAATGTGCGACAATTCGTTGAAAATCTGGAGTCATCGAACTTTTTCACCACCGTATTCCTTGAGAATCAGGCGGAAATCAAGGTTGGACAGAGCCAAAAGGGAATATCCTTTACCATCTCCTGTAAGGTTGATTATAAATGA
- the pilM gene encoding type IV pilus biogenesis protein PilM, with protein sequence MLFPKKALGVEICSEGVKMALVEGRQNALRLDAYTASSLPADTIKFALREQNVLNPSVFVNIIRETYLRLLTKTKHVSVSLPDTTGRVILLDLETRFKSRDEGADIIRWKLKKSFPFNISDAHLDYQLLEEKDSGEISLLVSIIARQVVNQYEDLFVEAGLEPNCIDFTTFNLYRLFSGRLSISENAAFMTFYGGMVTILVFYAGVLSFYRSKEIPGGTLEINRAYREINSSLLVYQDMHPSHTINEVFCVATGDDAEAFRAIVGEATGLEPILLDVNRVVSAKSGLTVDRVTLHSLTAALGAAVRNL encoded by the coding sequence ATGCTATTTCCTAAAAAAGCCTTAGGTGTTGAAATATGCAGCGAAGGCGTTAAGATGGCCCTTGTTGAAGGGCGACAAAATGCTTTACGTCTGGACGCCTATACTGCCTCGTCTTTGCCTGCCGATACGATTAAATTTGCCCTTAGAGAGCAAAATGTTCTTAACCCATCGGTATTTGTCAATATTATTCGAGAGACTTATCTACGGTTGTTGACAAAGACCAAACACGTTTCCGTTTCTTTGCCTGACACAACGGGTCGGGTGATCCTTTTGGATCTGGAAACTCGCTTCAAGAGCAGGGATGAGGGTGCAGACATTATTCGCTGGAAGCTGAAAAAGAGCTTTCCGTTTAATATCAGTGATGCGCACCTGGATTATCAGTTGTTGGAAGAAAAAGATTCCGGCGAGATATCTCTTCTCGTGTCAATTATTGCAAGGCAGGTGGTTAATCAATACGAAGACTTGTTCGTGGAAGCCGGACTCGAACCCAATTGCATAGATTTCACAACCTTTAATCTGTACCGGCTTTTCTCGGGTCGGCTTTCAATATCTGAAAACGCCGCTTTCATGACTTTTTACGGTGGCATGGTTACCATACTTGTTTTTTATGCCGGCGTACTATCATTCTATCGATCCAAAGAAATCCCCGGCGGTACCCTTGAGATAAACCGCGCATACCGAGAAATCAACAGCTCGCTGCTTGTTTATCAGGATATGCATCCAAGTCATACTATCAATGAAGTTTTTTGTGTCGCCACCGGTGATGATGCCGAAGCATTTCGTGCTATTGTCGGTGAGGCAACCGGTCTGGAACCGATACTCCTGGATGTCAATCGGGTTGTTTCTGCCAAAAGCGGCTTGACTGTTGACAGAGTAACGCTTCATTCTCTGACAGCAGCGTTGGGCGCAGCCGTAAGGAATCTCTGA
- a CDS encoding cohesin domain-containing protein produces MRYIKQMSTVLFCLAILSGCAGGRSAFSKAEKLERDGRLDEAVMKYAEVVAANPGVGEYRAKYLQSSAAAAQKHLQKGDDFAAAKKYDDALREYQTAFALDSSLARAKQESDQVIKLRNAEVYFKEGEEFEKNRKLKEAVRAYQKALEFDQNNSAAKDAVERLIKSKRPKLDGYELNLKSNKPITLKFKDAKIKEVFNIISQLSGINFVFDEGVKDQNVSIYLENATFQQALEIICGINKLGKKVLNENTIIIYTKNPEKTKQYEELFVQTFYLNKLEAKKAVNLIRTMLQVRKIYVNEEMNALVIRDTPDVIEVAQKILEANDLPDAEVVLEVEVIEISKNNAESFGLALSRYAVSTAAAAEGSSTFLSDVLVPPVSTTPTNTTNTPTSNLLNYFRWRGFNGFLTVPNATFNFGKTLSNSETLANPKIRVKNREKAKFNVGQRVPITTTSSPTGGGVSVNVQYVDVGVKLNAEPTIQLNNEVSIKLSLEVSSILSKEKVGSTDSLTTVVTIGTRNLDTVLSLKDGETSIIGGLMQDLKSKNKQKIVLLGDIPLIGPLLSQNDDTNNKSELVLAITPRIVRSITIPEGDVAAFWSGKEDEPSTSKPYSSFIQEPEILPAPPISPLPAGEPQKQPAAEVQKAPAVPPATGAKVEPEKAPAPRITLNVVAPASVKVNEQFSVGIKVADANNLLNAPLTLVYDPLFLDFVGLAEGGFMKQDGKATLFRPTIDKNTGQIAVTLNRVGDVGGISGSGTLLTATFKAKNQGPASIGFLDVNFTAPGGKPLEAIPYNAVVDIK; encoded by the coding sequence ATGCGTTATATAAAACAGATGTCAACAGTGCTTTTTTGCCTGGCAATTTTATCGGGTTGTGCAGGCGGTCGCTCTGCATTCAGCAAAGCAGAAAAGCTCGAACGTGATGGGCGTCTGGATGAAGCAGTGATGAAATATGCAGAAGTTGTAGCGGCAAATCCTGGTGTAGGTGAATATCGGGCTAAGTACCTGCAATCAAGTGCTGCCGCAGCTCAAAAACATCTTCAAAAAGGGGACGATTTTGCTGCTGCTAAAAAATATGACGATGCTTTACGGGAATATCAGACGGCATTTGCACTAGATTCTTCATTGGCGCGTGCAAAGCAGGAAAGCGATCAGGTTATAAAGCTCAGAAACGCTGAAGTCTATTTTAAGGAAGGCGAGGAGTTTGAAAAAAACCGTAAGCTCAAGGAAGCTGTCCGTGCCTATCAGAAGGCGCTTGAATTCGACCAAAACAACAGTGCTGCCAAAGATGCAGTCGAGAGGCTTATAAAGAGTAAACGGCCGAAACTCGACGGTTATGAACTAAATCTCAAATCAAACAAACCGATCACACTTAAGTTCAAGGATGCAAAAATTAAGGAAGTTTTTAATATCATTTCTCAACTTTCCGGCATCAACTTTGTTTTCGACGAGGGCGTAAAAGACCAGAATGTGTCTATTTATCTGGAGAATGCCACGTTCCAGCAGGCGCTGGAGATCATATGCGGCATCAACAAGCTCGGAAAAAAGGTGCTGAACGAGAACACCATCATTATTTATACTAAAAACCCCGAAAAAACCAAACAGTACGAGGAGTTGTTCGTACAGACTTTTTATCTCAATAAACTTGAGGCAAAAAAGGCGGTAAACCTTATCCGCACCATGCTGCAGGTAAGAAAGATCTACGTGAATGAAGAGATGAATGCCCTTGTAATACGCGATACACCGGATGTCATCGAGGTTGCCCAGAAGATACTGGAAGCTAATGATCTTCCCGATGCAGAAGTGGTATTGGAGGTTGAAGTGATAGAGATCTCCAAGAACAACGCAGAGAGCTTTGGTCTTGCATTGAGCAGATACGCTGTTTCCACAGCTGCAGCAGCGGAAGGCTCCTCAACGTTTCTCTCGGATGTACTTGTGCCACCTGTTTCTACAACTCCAACAAATACAACTAACACTCCAACTTCGAATCTCCTGAATTACTTTAGATGGCGTGGCTTTAACGGGTTTCTTACGGTACCGAATGCCACGTTCAATTTTGGCAAGACCCTGTCAAACAGCGAAACATTGGCAAATCCGAAAATCAGGGTCAAAAACAGAGAAAAGGCCAAGTTTAATGTCGGTCAAAGGGTCCCCATCACAACCACCTCATCTCCGACCGGCGGCGGAGTCAGTGTCAATGTCCAGTATGTGGATGTAGGGGTGAAGTTGAACGCCGAACCGACCATTCAGCTTAATAATGAGGTTTCAATCAAGCTAAGCCTTGAGGTTAGTTCAATCCTCAGCAAGGAGAAGGTGGGGTCGACGGATTCGTTGACAACGGTTGTGACCATCGGCACCCGCAACCTCGATACAGTTTTAAGTCTCAAGGATGGTGAGACCAGCATTATCGGTGGCCTTATGCAGGATTTAAAAAGCAAGAACAAGCAAAAAATCGTGCTCTTGGGGGATATTCCTCTCATTGGACCGTTGTTGTCCCAAAATGATGACACAAATAATAAGTCTGAACTGGTGTTGGCGATAACTCCGCGGATAGTACGTTCGATAACCATTCCTGAAGGGGATGTTGCTGCTTTCTGGTCCGGTAAGGAAGATGAACCATCCACATCAAAACCATATTCCTCCTTTATTCAGGAACCTGAAATATTACCTGCGCCGCCGATTTCGCCGCTCCCGGCAGGGGAGCCTCAAAAGCAGCCTGCTGCCGAAGTTCAAAAAGCACCGGCAGTTCCGCCGGCCACGGGGGCAAAGGTTGAGCCGGAGAAAGCTCCTGCCCCACGAATAACCTTGAATGTCGTTGCCCCCGCTTCAGTCAAGGTGAATGAGCAGTTTAGCGTTGGGATAAAAGTAGCCGATGCAAATAATCTATTAAACGCACCCTTGACGCTGGTTTATGATCCTTTGTTTCTGGATTTTGTCGGCTTGGCCGAGGGGGGATTTATGAAGCAGGATGGGAAAGCAACCCTTTTCCGGCCCACCATCGATAAAAATACCGGTCAAATTGCCGTTACCCTCAACAGAGTGGGGGACGTCGGCGGGATAAGCGGGAGCGGCACCCTGCTTACTGCAACATTCAAGGCCAAGAATCAAGGGCCGGCCAGTATCGGTTTTCTCGATGTAAATTTCACCGCGCCCGGCGGAAAACCGCTGGAGGCAATTCCGTATAATGCAGTAGTGGATATTAAGTAG
- a CDS encoding GspE/PulE family protein, which translates to MNQSFKRKKLGDILLGKNVITPEQLAFVIDKLKTTDERFGVICVNDGLITEEALSMALAEQFGLEYVDLRGFKMEEAILNTLPPDAMHRYHFIPLEVRGEALVVAISDPTDVLKLDEMELLLDRPIIFKIAAESEIAILLKKGEGTSRVLKEVSEDFMLQLVTETEKGEEVLSVEKISADTSPIIKLVNSTILDALNRRTSDIHIETTQDGVIIKYRIDGVLYKATDPIDLHFQGPIISRLKVMSELDISERRIPQDGRFKVRINGKSIDFRVSIMPSAFGEDAVIRILDKESIATDLKGLTLETLGMDPREIKRFRKMIKEPYGMVLVTGPTGSGKTTTLYGALTEIHSGEEKIITIEDPVEYVLRGIVQIPVNEKKGLTFARGLRSILRHDPDKIMVGEIRDPETAQIAVQSALTGHLVFTTVHANNVFDVIGRFTHMGIDPYNFVACLNCVMAQRLVRKICPKCKVPVTISDEKLLESGISPERCRGVTFYDAKGCDDCNGTGYRGRSAIVELLDLNDEIRELIIAKASAIQLKKAAKEAGTVFLRESAVEKVLAGETTLREINRVTFVE; encoded by the coding sequence ATGAATCAATCATTTAAAAGAAAAAAACTTGGTGACATTCTGCTAGGCAAAAATGTCATTACACCGGAACAGCTCGCATTCGTTATCGATAAGCTGAAAACAACAGATGAGCGGTTTGGTGTGATATGTGTCAATGATGGACTAATCACTGAAGAAGCTTTGTCCATGGCACTTGCAGAGCAATTTGGGCTTGAATATGTCGATCTTCGTGGATTTAAAATGGAGGAGGCTATCCTTAACACCCTTCCTCCTGATGCCATGCACCGTTATCACTTCATCCCTTTGGAAGTCCGGGGGGAAGCCCTGGTAGTCGCCATTTCCGATCCGACCGATGTTCTCAAGCTGGATGAAATGGAACTACTGCTTGACAGGCCGATTATTTTTAAAATTGCGGCTGAATCCGAAATAGCCATTCTGCTAAAAAAAGGAGAAGGTACTAGTCGAGTCCTCAAAGAAGTTTCTGAGGATTTCATGCTCCAGTTGGTTACTGAGACCGAGAAGGGCGAGGAGGTCTTGTCTGTAGAAAAGATTTCCGCCGACACCAGCCCGATAATAAAGCTTGTGAACTCCACTATTCTGGATGCTCTCAACCGGCGAACGAGCGATATTCATATTGAAACCACACAGGATGGAGTTATTATCAAATACCGGATCGACGGAGTATTATACAAAGCTACAGATCCGATAGATCTTCATTTTCAAGGTCCGATTATCTCCCGGCTTAAAGTCATGAGTGAACTGGATATTTCTGAACGGCGCATTCCCCAGGACGGAAGGTTCAAAGTCAGAATTAATGGGAAATCCATCGATTTTCGTGTTTCTATTATGCCCAGCGCGTTCGGCGAGGATGCCGTTATACGTATTCTCGACAAGGAAAGTATTGCCACTGATCTTAAAGGATTAACGCTTGAAACCCTTGGTATGGACCCTCGGGAAATCAAGCGCTTTCGTAAAATGATCAAAGAGCCTTACGGCATGGTGCTTGTCACGGGTCCCACCGGCTCAGGGAAAACCACCACGCTTTATGGGGCACTAACTGAAATTCATAGTGGTGAAGAAAAGATAATCACTATCGAAGATCCTGTTGAATACGTTCTGCGCGGTATTGTTCAGATCCCGGTTAACGAAAAGAAGGGGTTGACCTTTGCTCGCGGACTTCGTTCCATATTGCGACACGACCCTGATAAGATCATGGTCGGAGAAATAAGGGACCCGGAAACTGCACAGATAGCCGTGCAATCCGCCCTAACCGGGCACCTTGTATTTACAACTGTCCATGCGAATAATGTTTTTGACGTTATCGGTCGTTTTACCCATATGGGAATCGACCCGTACAATTTTGTCGCCTGTTTGAATTGTGTTATGGCCCAGCGACTCGTACGAAAGATCTGTCCAAAATGCAAGGTTCCAGTGACGATTTCCGATGAGAAGCTGCTGGAATCAGGAATCAGTCCCGAACGATGCCGCGGCGTAACATTTTATGATGCCAAGGGGTGCGACGACTGTAATGGCACGGGATATCGCGGTAGATCTGCTATTGTTGAATTATTGGATCTGAACGATGAAATTCGTGAGTTGATCATAGCTAAAGCATCTGCAATACAATTGAAAAAGGCGGCCAAGGAAGCAGGTACGGTGTTTTTACGTGAATCAGCCGTAGAAAAGGTATTAGCCGGTGAAACGACATTGCGCGAGATTAATCGTGTCACCTTTGTTGAATAA
- the ftsE gene encoding cell division ATP-binding protein FtsE has translation MIQLHNVSMAYQSDISALNGINLKVPKGDFIFLTGQSGAGKSTLLKLLYAALLPTRGQVLIEGQNVTRLTRSQIPYLRRNVGVVFQDFKLLPHRTVMENVAITLEVLGWGKKDIGKKVYHILKQMGLEHKINSTPLRLSGGEQQRVALARALVNDPKILLADEPTGNLDDENKEQILSIFKEANIRGTTVVVATHDRRLIENSHRRVVVLEKGCIVEDSDVSK, from the coding sequence ATGATACAACTTCATAACGTTTCCATGGCCTATCAGAGCGATATTTCGGCGCTGAACGGCATTAATCTAAAGGTCCCCAAAGGGGATTTTATTTTTTTAACCGGCCAATCCGGCGCCGGGAAATCCACCCTCCTGAAGCTCCTCTATGCGGCACTATTGCCGACCCGCGGCCAGGTCTTGATTGAAGGACAAAATGTCACCAGACTTACCCGTTCGCAAATTCCCTACCTGCGTCGGAATGTGGGGGTGGTTTTTCAGGACTTCAAGCTACTTCCTCATCGGACTGTCATGGAAAACGTGGCCATAACCCTGGAGGTACTTGGTTGGGGGAAAAAGGATATCGGCAAAAAGGTTTACCACATCTTGAAGCAGATGGGTCTGGAGCATAAGATCAATTCCACGCCATTGAGACTTTCCGGCGGGGAACAGCAACGGGTGGCGCTGGCGCGAGCGCTGGTCAATGATCCCAAAATACTTCTGGCAGATGAGCCGACCGGCAATCTTGATGATGAGAATAAGGAACAGATCCTTTCCATTTTTAAAGAGGCAAACATCAGGGGTACTACCGTGGTTGTTGCAACCCATGATCGTCGACTGATAGAAAACTCGCATCGGAGAGTCGTGGTGCTTGAAAAGGGATGTATTGTGGAGGATTCCGATGTCTCGAAATAA
- a CDS encoding type IV pilus inner membrane component PilO yields the protein MMKYKFILETIRAWRKPAIFVVVLLLINVCSYLYLTIYQEPRLESLQNNWFEKRQKINSMAVVDPATVYEQGTRDLKTWSSRIPPKKDFARFLGDLFETAANNNLSVKSVTYKPNLIKDEGLLAYSIAFSVSGNYAAVKSFISDIARSRQIVTIDNLSLNNSSTTQEAIELKLQLTTYLRVEGA from the coding sequence ATGATGAAATATAAATTTATTCTGGAGACGATCAGGGCGTGGCGAAAACCCGCTATATTCGTGGTCGTATTGCTTTTGATAAATGTCTGTTCTTATCTATATCTTACTATCTACCAGGAACCACGCCTCGAATCATTGCAGAATAACTGGTTTGAAAAACGGCAAAAAATTAATTCTATGGCCGTTGTGGATCCAGCTACGGTATATGAGCAGGGAACACGAGATCTGAAGACCTGGTCGTCCAGAATTCCACCTAAAAAGGATTTTGCCCGTTTTCTGGGGGATTTGTTCGAGACGGCTGCCAATAACAATCTTTCAGTTAAAAGCGTAACCTACAAGCCTAATCTTATTAAAGATGAGGGACTTCTTGCTTACTCCATCGCATTTTCAGTTTCTGGAAATTACGCGGCGGTAAAAAGTTTTATCTCAGATATTGCCCGCTCACGACAGATTGTTACGATCGATAACCTATCCCTGAATAACAGCAGTACGACACAGGAGGCTATAGAGCTCAAGCTTCAGCTTACTACGTATTTACGGGTGGAGGGGGCATGA